The following coding sequences lie in one Pungitius pungitius chromosome 18, fPunPun2.1, whole genome shotgun sequence genomic window:
- the pcsk5a gene encoding proprotein convertase subtilisin/kexin type 5 gives MGMGILLQFCRAAIYTNDWAMRITGGRDSIHEIAEKYGFTNMGQIGDLKGYYSFRHHGTAKRSTVSNKEVVFSIAKETKVEWLQQQVVRRRVKRNSTAGHIYSEDETKRRRTAHPRTAPYNNSFWDSLWYNHCGHESKGSQSCMNIAGAWRRGYTGKGVVVSVLDDGIEREHPDLKPNYDPRASYDVNGRDKDPSPNDSNNASNYHGTQCAGAVAAAANNSRCAVGVAFRARIGGIRMLDGDVTDIVEAQSLSFRPQHIDIYLASWGPEDDGATLEGPGPLARLALQNGIKTGRRGRGSVFVWASGCGGQGADHCSCDGYGSSIYTISISSSSSRPGGNRPNHLQRCSSTLATAYAGGETEEMVALGPRQSCSRAGPEASLSSSVAAGIIALTLEANPLLTWRDVQHIIVRTSISHHLPAPDWSFNGAGYEVSHLYGFGLLDAESMVKEAERWRRVPTQHECVEEASIQLSRTIHPGSPLTSALEATGCSSEPSQSVVYVEHVVVRVTIAHSRRGDLSITLASPSGTVSELLANRPLDDSAEGFQNWEFMTTHCWGEQATGEWTLKIQPTSSQKRDRTELGTLKAWSLRFYGTAEWPYRGNRQRPARSAEMPTDSDLTGEYGGPCDPECSDDGCEGPSPQHCVTCLHFFLKFKNSTRMCVSECPRGFWGDRRRCKRCFSSCESCTGSRSDQCTSCRPGHHLTEGTSGCTAACGDNFYLDHDANMCRRCNESCLRCTSSSICTECKPGTRLQGNRCQRSCTPGFYHDEQDATCQPCHKACATCAGAGAAACDGCAGGFLMEEWKCLSSCSAGFYAEEPNPETADGRRTCRRCDASCLTCVGPSRGNCSSCSSGHGLQEGACVVNTVCADGEYQDAEGKCRACDATCLKCTGPRGEDCISCAPSRALDAGLCVAECAKGKYQSGGQCHLCDHTCATCVDGRPANCTSCDTDKFGVQRYLHEGLCLDACPEAFYHTEERSCESCSPRCRLCASATRCLECDASSYLSDGVCAELQCGEGEVEDPDYDDCMACEEGCRKCVLYNPKHCLSCLEGFYNFQDGCYRHCPAKAYSADTEMTCVACDDNCVSCDEHECYWCETDLFLSEGRCVSSCPGGFYGDDDTNDCEECHSDCVTCGGPERDECLSCEEGKVLEDGECVSDLDVCPIKTFRSDDGECENCHPSCESCSGEEENQCIKCAKGFFLTAQLTCALKCPGGSFAGRLSGACEACPRGCLQCADAQHCTRCQSTRKAQLFLQAGHCVQQCVRGYPAGQVCRSCAAGCASCGKNATHCLSCEEPLLLHKHQCVEECPRAHTLLDGECQRCPSACRECGPRGQCTGCEEFHFLHEGLCVPDCPERFFGDEEQRGCLRCHPECALCDGPAANDCDACVDPEAALHDGECLAACPSHAYRDATTGECKDCAASCLTCSHADSCTGCREGRRLEARGHCVPSSDNCPPDQYADQGGGCHRCHKYCHRCSGPGKTHCLSCNQRHLLLNGTCVAECPEGFYDESGQTCEPCHPSCQSCVGKHGHECLACKIHLFREAKECVETCQHSRYGNTGSGLCERCDPSCSECTGPEEDGCLSCAPGLVYMRREGRCLPSCPRGYYHDAAHGTCDACHASCRACSGSDARTCDSCFPGYRLSGGLCESLCDKGLYPVTKNSHHACEDCDGSCMECRGPGPANCTACSAQAILEAGGRCLLCCRHEEEEEEEEEGEEAKPEQQDCCNCTETRGVCVLSTNLAFRNEEEEDEEARGNPAIFIVACVLLVLGLVAVVFIVRHSRSRRAPPDITPRGYEKLGSGGRGFGASAGGRLQEAQLVDVAERRSGGKGHDDDEEEDEDDDDEDIVYMGQDGTVYRKFRYGQLGDEDELEYDDESYAFR, from the exons ATGGGGATGGGAATTCTGCTCCAGTTTTGTCGTGCAGCGATTTACACCAACGACTGGGCGATGAGAATAACAGGGGGCCGCGACTCCATCCACGAGATTGCAGAGAAATATGGATTTACTAACATGGGTCAG ATTGGAGACCTGAAGGGTTATTACAGTTTTCGTCACCACGGGACGGCGAAGAGGTCCACCGTGTCCAATAAAGAGGTGGTTTTCAGCATCGCCAAGGAGACCAAG GTGGAATGGCTCCAACAGCAAGTGGTCCGCAGAAGAGTAAAAAGGAACTCCACAGCCGGTCACATCTACTCTGAGGACGAGACAAAACGCCGCCGCACTGCTCATCCTCGCACGGCGCCCTACAACAATTCCTTTTGGGACAGCCTTTGGTACAAT CACTGCGGTCATGAATCCAAAGGCTCCCAGTCGTGCATGAACATCGCGGGGGCCTGGAGGAGAGGGTACACTGGGAAGGGTGTGGTGGTGTCTGTCCTAGATGATGGCATCGAGAGAGAGCATCCAGATCTGAAGCCAAATTAT GATCCTCGGGCCAGTTACGATGTGAACGGACGAGACAAAGATCCTTCTCCGAATGATTCCAACAACGCTTCCAACTA CCATGGGACACAGTGTGCAGGGGCGGTTGCCGCGGCTGCAAATAACTCTCGTTGCGCGGTTGGAGTCGCTTTCCGCGCGCGGATTGGTG GCATCCGTATGCTGGATGGCGATGTGACAGACATTGTGGAGGCCCAGTCACTGAGCTTCCGACCACAGCATATCGATATCTACTTAGCGAGCTGGGGCCCAGAAGACGACGGAGCCACTTTGGAGGGACCCGGGCCTCTGGCTCGTCTTGCTTTACAGAATGGCATCAAAACA GGCCGGCGCGGGAGGGGCTCCGTCTTTGTCTGGGCGTCAGGGTGCGGGGGGCAAGGAGCGGACCACTGCTCCTGTGACGGCTACGGCAGCAGCATCTACACCatctccatcagcagcagcagcagccgtccGGGTGGAAACCGGCCCAATCACCTGCAGCGGTGCTCCTCCACTCTTGCGACAGCTTACGCGGGAGGGGAGACGGAGGAAATG GTGGCTTTGGGTCCACGGCAGAGCTGCAGCCGGGCCGGACCGGAGgcgtcactctcctcctccgtggCTGCAGGCATCATCGCTCTGACTTTGGAAGCCAA CCCTTTACTAACCTGGAGGGACGTGCAGCACATTATAGTCCGGACATCAATATctcatcatcttcctgctcctgaCTGGAGCTTTAATGGCGCTGGATACGAAG tgagccACCTGTATGGCTTCGGCCTGCTGGACGCTGAGAGCATGGTGAAGGAGGCCGAGCGCTGGAGACGGGTCCCCACACAGCACGAGTGTGTGGAGGAGGCTTCCATCCAGCTGAGCAG AACCATTCATCCCGGCTCGCCGCTGACGTCTGCGCTTGAGGCCACGGGCTGCTCCAGCGAGCCTTCACAGAGCGTTGTGTATGTGGAGCATGTAGTCGTCCGTGTCACCATCGCTCACAGTCGCCGCGGCGACCTCTCCATTACTCTCGCGTCACCTTCGGGCACGGTGTCGGAGTTGCTGGCTAACAG GCCTCTTGACGACTCTGCCGAGGGATTTCAGAATTGGGAATTCATGACAACTCACTGCTGGGGGGAGCAGGCAACAGGGGAATGGACCTTGAAAATCCAGCCAACTTCCTCTCAGAAGAGAGACCGCACTGAACTGG GTACGTTAAAGGCGTGGTCCCTGCGGTTTTACGGCACCGCGGAGTGGCCGTATCGCGGGAATCGCCAGCGACCGGCCCGATCGGCTGAGATGCCCACGGACAGCGACCTCACCGGAGAGTACGGGG GACCCTGCGACCCAGAATGCAGTGACGATGGTTGCGAGGGGCCCAGCCCGCAGCACTGTGTCACGTGTTTGCACTTTTTTCTCAAGTTCAAGAACAGCACAAG GATGTGTGTATCAGAGTGTCCGAGGGGATTCTGGGGCGACCGCCGGCGATGTAAGAGGTGCTTTTCCTCCTGCGAGAGCTGCACTGGCAGTCGCAGTGACCAGTGCACCTCCTGTCGGCCGGGTCACCACCTCACCGAGGGGACCAGTGGCTGCACGGCCGCCTGTGGGGACAACTTCTACCTCGACCACG ATGCAAATATGTGCAGAAGGTGCAATGAAAGCTGCTTGAGGTgcacctcctccagcatctgcacAGAATGCAAACCAGGCACAAG GCTGCAGGGGAACCGCTGCCAGCGGAGCTGCACGCCGGGATTCTACCACGACGAGCAGGACGCCACATGCCAGCCCTGTCACAAGGCCTGCGCCACCTGTGCAG GTGCAGGTGCCGCGGCATGCGACGGATGCGCGGGAGGCTTCTTGATGGAGGAGTGGAAGTGCTTGTCCTCCTGCAGCGCCGGCTTCTACGCCGAGGAGCCGAACCCGGAGACGGCTGACGGGCGAAGGACATGTAGGAG GTGTGACGCCAGCTGTCTCACCTGTGTCGGGCCGAGCCGGGGGAACTGCAGCAGCTGTTCCAGCGGTCACGGCCTGCAGGAGGGAGCGTGTGTCGTTAACACGGTGTGCGCAGACG GAGAGTACCAGGACGCTGAAGGAAAGTGCCGCGCATGTGATGCAACGTGTCTGAAGTGCACGGGGCCGCGAGGAGAAGACTGCATCAGCTGTGCTCCTTCACG GGCTCTGGATGCCGGCCTCTGCGTGGCGGAGTGTGCAAAGGGCAAGTACCAATCGGGTGGCCAGTGCCACCTGTGTGACCACACCTGTGCCACCTGCGTGGATGGAAGGCCGGCCAACTGTACCAGCTGTGACACCG ATAAGTTCGGCGTGCAGCGCTACTTGCACGAAGGCCTGTGCCTGGACGCCTGTCCGGAGGCCTTCTACCACACCGAGGAGAGGAGCTGCGAGTCCTGCTCGCCGCGCTGCCGGCTCTGCGCGAGCGCCACGCGCTGCCTGGAGTGCGACGCCTCCTCGTACCTCTCCGACGGAGTGTGTGCGGAGCTGCAGTGTGGAGAAG GGGAGGTGGAGGATCCAGATTACGACGACTGCATGGCCTGTGAGGAGGGCTGCAGGAAGTGTGTCTTGT ATAACCCCAAGCATTGCCTTTCCTGCCTTGAGGGCTTCTACAA TTTTCAGGACGGCTGCTACAGGCACTGCCCGGCCAAGGCGTACAGCGCCGACACAGAGATGACCTGCGTGGCGTGTGATGACAACTGCGTGAGCTGTGATGAGCACGAGTGCTACTGGTGTGAGACGGACCTCTTCCTGTCAG agGGGAGATGTGTTTCATCGTGTCCGGGTGGTTTCTATGGCGACGATGACACCAATGACTGCGAGGAGTGCCATTCAGACTGTGTGACGTGTGGCGGCCCGGAGCGCGACGAGTGCCTGTCGTGTGAGGAAGGGAAGGTGCTGGAAGACGGAGAGTGTGTATCCGACCTCGATGTCTGTCCCATTAAGACCTTTCGCAGCG ATGACGGCGAGTGTGAGAACTGCCACCCGTCGTGCGAGTCCTgctcgggggaggaggagaaccagTGCATAAAATGTGCCAAAG ggttCTTTCTTACCGCGCAGCTAACGTGTGCGTTGAAGTGTCCCGGCGGCTCCTTTGCCGGTCGGCTGAGCGGTGCGTGCGAGGCCTGCCCTCGAGGCTGTCTGCAGTGCGCCGACGCCCAGCACTGCACCCGCTGCCAGAGCACTCGCAAGGCTCAGTTGTTCCTGCAGGCGGGACACTGTGTCCAGCAGTGTGTCAG GGGTTACCCCGCGGGCCAGGTGTGTCGCAGCTGCGCGGCTGGCTGCGCCTCCTGTGGGAAGAACGCCACCCACTGTCTCAGCTGTGAAGAGCCTCTCCTCTTACACAAGCACCAGTGCGTGGAGGAGTGTCCCCGGGCGCACACTCTGCTCGACGGGGAGTGCCAGCGCTGCCCCTCGGCCTGCCGGGAGTGCGGCCCTCGTGGGCAGTGCACAG GCTGTGAAGAGTTTCACTTCCTCCACGAGGGACTGTGCGTGCCGGACTGTCCCGAGCGGTTCTTCGGGGACGAGGAGCAGAGGGGGTGCCTGCGTTGCCACCCGGAATGCGCCCTGTGCGACGGACCCGCCGCCAACGACTGCGACGCCTGCGTGGACCCCGAGGCCGCGCTGCACGACGGGGAATGCCTGGCAGCCTGCCCCTCCCACGCGTATAGGGACGCTACCACGGGAGAATGTAAAG ACTGCGCTGCGTCGTGCCTCACCTGCTCCCACGCCGACTCCTGTACGGGCTGCAGAGAGGGCCGGAGGCTGGAGGCACGAGGCCATTGCGTGCCTTCATCCGACAACTGCCCACCTGACCAGTACGCCGACCAGGGCGGGGGATGCCACCGCTGCCACAAATATTGCCACCGGTGTTCAGGCCCCGGCAAGACTCACTGCCTGAGCTGCAACCAGAGACATCTCCTGCTCA ATGGCACCTGCGTGGCCGAGTGCCCCGAGGGCTTCTACGACGAGTCGGGGCAGACCTGCGAGCCCTGCCATCCGTCCTGTCAGTCCTGCGTCGGGAAGCACGGCCACGAGTGTCTGGCCTGTAAGATCCACTTGTTTCGGGAGGCCAAGGAGTGTGTGGAGACCTGCCAGCACAG TCGCTATGGAAACACGGGCTCGGGGCTGTGCGAGAGGTGCGACCCGAGCTGCAGCGAGTGCACCGGGCCCGAGGAGGACGGCTGCCTGAGCTGCGCCCCGGGACTCGTCTACATGCGGCGGGAGGGCCGCTGCCTCCCCTCGTGCCCCCGGGGTTACTACCACGACGCCGCGCACGGGACCTGCGACGCCTGCCACGCCAGCTGCAGAGCGTGCTCGG GAAGTGATGCCCGGACCTGTGACTCGTGCTTCCCCGGGTACCGGCTCTCAGGTGGCCTGTGCGAGTCCCTGTGCGACAAGGGCCTGTATCCTGTGACGAAG AATTCCCACCACGCCTGTGAAGACTGCGACGGATCGTGCATGGAGTGTCGCGGCCCGGGTCCGGCCAACTGCACCGCGTGCTCCGCTCAGGCCATCTTGGAGGCTGGAGGGCGCTGTCTGCTTTGTTGCCgccatgaagaagaggaggaggaggaggaagagggggaggaggccaaaccagagcagcaggactGTTGTAACTGCACCGAGACTCGAG GAGTGTGCGTCCTGAGCACCAACTTGGCCTTCcgaaatgaggaggaggaggacgaggaggccaGGGGCAATCCGGCGATCTTCATCGTCGCCTgcgtgctgctggtgctgggcCTGGTGGCCGTCGTCTTCATCGTCAGGCACTCCCGCTCAAGGAGAGCGCCCCCCGACATCACCCCCCGCGGCTACGAGAAGCTGGGCTCCGGCGGCCGCGGCTTCGGCGCCTCTGCCGGAGGTCGCCTCCAGGAGGCCCAGTTGGTCGACGTGGCCGAGCGTCGCTCAGGGGGCAAAGGTCAtgacgacgatgaggaggaggacgaggacgacgacgacgaggacaTCGTTTACATGGGCCAGGACGGCACCGTGTACAGGAAGTTCCGCTACGGACAGCTGGGCGACGAGGACGAGCTGGAGTACGACGACGAGAGCTACGCCTTCCGCTGA
- the LOC119226292 gene encoding guanine nucleotide-binding protein subunit alpha-14-like encodes MDECCLPPDDMERLRVHKEIERQLRRDKKTSHQELKLLLLGTGESGKSTFIKQMRIIHGAGYSDADRKGFTRLVFQNTVTAIQALIDAMRSLRIDYVDDQNISVAQRLMEVEVPQVSTLEAWQVDAIKRVWNDHGVQRCYDRRREFQISDSAKYYLQDMDRITAQLYIPTLQDILRVRVPTTGIIEYPFHLSEVIFRMVDVGGQRSERKKWIHCFEDVTSVIFLAALSEYDQVLYENENDNRLRESLALFKTILSYPWFQESSTILFLNKTDLLEEKITRSHLADYFPNFTGPRCDAKSAEKFILQMFVENHRGHQKALYKHYTCATDTNNIRVVFKAVKDTLFMENLRMFTLE; translated from the exons ATGGACGAGTGCTGCCTGCCGCCCGATGACATGGAGAGGCTCCGGGTGCACAAGGAGATCGAGAGGCAGCTGCGTCGGGATAAAAAAACCTCCCACCAGGAGCTGAAGCTGTTGCTCTTGG GGACGGGAGAAAGCGGAAAGAGCACCTTCATCAAACAGATGAGGATCATCCATGGCGCCGGATACAGTGACGCCGACAGGAAGGGTTTCACCCGCCTCGTGTTCCAGAACACCGTCACGGCCATCCAGGCGCTGATAGACGCCATGAGGAGCCTACGGATCGACTACGTGGATGACCAGAACATT agcgtAGCACAGAggctgatggaggtggaggtgccCCAGGTGTCCACTCTGGAGGCCTGGCAGGTGGACGCCATCAAGCGGGTGTGGAACGACCACGGCGTTCAAAGGTGCTACGACCGCAGGAGGGAGTTCCAGATCTCCGACTCTGCCAAATA TTACCTGCAGGACATGGACAGAATCACAGCCCAGTTATACATCCCCACCCTGCAGGACATTCTGAGGGTCAGGGTCCCCACCACGGGCATCATAGAGTACCCCTTTCACCTTTCAGAGGTCATCTTCAG GATGGTCGACGTGGGCGGCCAGCggtcagagaggaagaaatggaTCCACTGTTTTGAGGATGTCACCTCCGTTATCTTTCTGGCGGCCCTCAGCGAGTACGACCAAGTCCTTTACGAGAATGAGAATGAC AACCGACTGAGAGAGAGCCTCGCCTTGTTCAAGACCATCCTCTCGTACCCTTGGTTCCAGGAGTCCTCCACCATCCTCTTCCTGAACAAAACCGACTTGCTAGAGGAGAAAATCACAAGGTCTCATCTGGCCGACTACTTCCCGAACTTTACTg GGCCTCGGTGTGACGCAAAATCTGCGGAAAAATTCATCTTGCAAATGTTCGTGGAAAATCACAGGGGGCACCAGAAGGCGCTTTACAAACACTACACCTGCGCCACGGACACCAACAACATCCGGGTGGTCTTCAAAGCCGTCAAGGACACCCTCTTCATGGAGAACCTTAGAATGTTCACCCTGGAATAA
- the prune2 gene encoding protein prune homolog 2, translated as MDPLSESKMNSEGGEGRPVPPTSLPLQGGPSQRKKLSAPRISLSLDQSEDDLGETPDDLDINVDDLDTPDEEDYLDYTDHEMDLEDPNATSRSGPSEPHCPIPTYSAEEERQDGKLWRTVVIGEQEHRINMKIIEPYMRVVSHGGYYGNGVNAIIVFAACFLPDSDREDYHEIMENLFLFVISTLELMVAEDYMIVYLNGATPHRRMPGLGWLKKCYQMIDRRLRKNLKSFIILHPSWFIRTILAVTKPFISTKFSSKIKYVNSLDELHESIPMDSIQIPECIIRLDKELKEAADNSKRNSFLLGLDPTAAGGAEPQAAGASGS; from the exons ATGGACCCGTTATCAGAGAGTAAAATGAACTCTGAGGGGGGCGAAGGCCGACCAG TCCCTCCTACCTCGCTGCCCCTGCAGGGAGGTCCCAGCCAAAGAAAGAAGCTCTCCGCCCCCCGGATCAGCCTTTCCCTGGACCAGAGCGAGGACGACCTGGGGGAGACGCCCGATGACCTCGACATCAACGTCGATGACCTGGACACTCCGGATGAGGAGGATTACCTCGACTACACGGACCACGAGATGGACCTGGAAG ACCCCAATGCCACCAGCAGGAGCGGGCCGAGTGAGCCTCACTGCCCGATCCCCACGTACAGCGCTGAGGAGGAGCGCCAGGACGGGAAGCTGTGGAGGACGGTCGTCATCGGGGAGCAGGAGCACCGGATCAACATGAAGATCATCGAGCCCTACATGAGAGTGGTCTCCCACGGAG GCTACTATGGCAACGGAGTGAACGCCATCATCGTGTTTGCTGCCTGTTTCCTGCCGGACAGTGACCGAGAGGACTACCACGAAATAATGGAGAACCTCTTCCT CTTCGTGATCAGTACGCTGGAGCTGATGGTGGCGGAGGACTACATGATCGTCTACCTGAATGGAGCCACGCCCCACAGAAGAATGCCAGGCCTCGGCTGGCTGAAGAAATGCTATCAGATGATTGACAGAAG GCTCAGGAAGAACTTGAAATCCTTCATCATTCTGCATCCGTCGTGGTTCATCAGGACCATTCTGGCCGTCACCAAGCCCTtcatcag cacCAAGTTCAGCAGCAAGATTAAGTACGTGAACAGTTTGGATGAACTGCATGAATCCATCCCCATGGACAGCATCCAGATCCCAGAGTGCATCATTAG GCTCGATAAGGAACTGAAGGAAGCTGCGGATAACTCAAA GAGGAATAGTTTTTTGCTGGGACTCGATCCGACAGCAGCCGGCGGAGCGGA ACCCCAAGCAGCCGGCGCCAGCGGCTCTTAA